A single Actinomycetota bacterium DNA region contains:
- a CDS encoding hydroxymethylglutaryl-CoA lyase: protein MGGRRSRTADDGQAPVRTRLPDRVTVVEVGPRDGLQNEPTPLEAQAKIRFIEALSDAGLRVVEATSFVNPERVPQLADAAEVLETLKRRDGVRYPVLVPNLRGLERALEVGADEIAVFASATESFSQRNLGRSREEAIEMFRPVCEAAAEAGVRVRGYLSMVLGDPWEGNVSPAVVVDAGIRLLELGCVELSLGDTIGVGTPGAVQDLIEAFVDEGIPSRALAVHFHDTYGQGLANVLAALECDVTTVDTSAGGLGGCPFARSATGNLATEDLVWMLDGLGVETGVDLHATARAAADVCRLLGRPLPGRVARAVTDPSDET from the coding sequence ATGGGTGGCCGCCGCTCGCGGACGGCCGACGACGGGCAGGCGCCCGTCCGGACCCGGCTCCCCGACCGGGTCACCGTGGTCGAGGTCGGGCCCCGCGACGGCCTGCAGAACGAGCCGACCCCTCTCGAGGCACAGGCGAAGATCCGGTTCATCGAGGCGCTGAGCGACGCAGGGCTGCGGGTGGTCGAGGCGACGTCGTTCGTCAACCCGGAGCGGGTCCCGCAGTTGGCGGACGCCGCCGAGGTGCTGGAGACGCTGAAGCGCCGGGATGGCGTCCGCTACCCGGTCCTCGTGCCGAACCTGCGGGGCCTCGAACGAGCCCTGGAGGTGGGAGCCGACGAGATCGCCGTGTTCGCGTCCGCCACGGAGTCCTTCTCGCAGCGCAACCTGGGCCGCTCCCGTGAGGAGGCCATCGAGATGTTCCGTCCGGTCTGCGAGGCGGCCGCCGAGGCGGGCGTCCGGGTGCGCGGATACCTGTCCATGGTCCTCGGCGACCCGTGGGAAGGGAACGTGAGCCCAGCCGTCGTGGTCGACGCCGGGATACGGCTGCTCGAACTCGGCTGCGTGGAGCTCTCGCTGGGGGACACGATCGGCGTCGGGACGCCGGGAGCCGTCCAGGACCTCATCGAGGCGTTCGTGGACGAGGGGATCCCGTCCCGGGCGCTCGCCGTCCACTTCCACGACACGTACGGACAGGGGCTCGCCAACGTCCTCGCTGCCCTCGAGTGCGACGTGACGACCGTGGACACGTCGGCCGGCGGGCTCGGCGGGTGCCCTTTCGCTCGGAGCGCCACCGGCAACCTGGCCACCGAGGACCTCGTCTGGATGCTGGACGGGCTCGGCGTCGAGACCGGTGTCGACCTGCACGCCACGGCGCGGGCGGCGGCGGATGTCTGTCGCCTGCTGGGTCGACCGCTCCCCGGTCGCGTCGCACGGGCGGTCACCGACCCGTCCGACGAGACATGA
- a CDS encoding AI-2E family transporter, translated as MSYRPPLGLSRAGHAVLRAGVVAWSLVGLALVTVGLWRIMGRLRPAVIVLAVAILIVLLLEPAVTRLTRLRLPRWGAALIVYVAILLPLGLALYWLGALLFSQLRGLVDRGPEIVSGFGTFADDVWARLDAAGLPMPAPDPETWMLEHREEIIDRVISVATAAKSLPTLLLAAVAGPIVAFYILVELPRIRSGFVHVLPLHRREGVMDTFRIVGRSVGAFFRGQLMIATAVGVLSTIGLTLLGVRFAVLIGAIAGISNLVPLFGPIVGSVPGVLVAFGDGGFWLALWVILLFVGVQQLESHVLSPLILGASMQLRPVAVVIGMLAGAAAAGLLGMILAVPVMASASALYARFGPGRVPDPEELPAEEIVEDPPPEPATPDPQ; from the coding sequence ATGAGCTACCGTCCGCCGCTCGGGCTCTCCCGGGCCGGTCACGCCGTGCTCCGCGCCGGCGTGGTGGCGTGGTCGCTCGTCGGGCTGGCCCTGGTCACCGTGGGTCTGTGGCGGATCATGGGACGCCTGCGTCCGGCGGTCATCGTGCTGGCCGTCGCCATCCTCATCGTGCTGCTGCTGGAGCCGGCCGTCACCCGCCTGACCCGTTTGCGGTTGCCGCGGTGGGGCGCGGCGCTCATCGTCTACGTGGCGATCCTCCTCCCCCTGGGACTCGCCCTCTACTGGCTCGGAGCGCTGCTCTTCTCGCAGCTCCGGGGACTCGTCGACCGTGGGCCCGAGATCGTCTCTGGCTTCGGGACGTTCGCCGACGACGTGTGGGCGCGTCTGGACGCGGCCGGGCTCCCGATGCCTGCGCCGGACCCCGAGACCTGGATGCTCGAGCACCGCGAGGAGATCATCGACCGGGTGATCTCGGTCGCCACCGCCGCGAAATCCCTCCCGACCCTGCTCCTCGCGGCCGTGGCCGGACCCATCGTCGCCTTCTACATCCTCGTCGAGCTCCCGCGCATCCGCTCGGGTTTCGTCCACGTGCTCCCGCTGCACAGGCGGGAGGGCGTGATGGACACGTTCCGGATCGTCGGCCGCTCCGTGGGCGCCTTCTTCCGCGGGCAGCTGATGATCGCCACCGCCGTCGGTGTGCTCTCGACGATCGGCCTGACGCTGCTCGGCGTCCGCTTCGCGGTGTTGATCGGGGCGATCGCGGGCATCTCCAACCTCGTGCCGCTCTTCGGTCCGATCGTCGGGTCCGTCCCGGGGGTGCTGGTCGCCTTCGGTGACGGCGGGTTCTGGCTCGCCCTCTGGGTGATCCTGTTGTTCGTGGGGGTCCAGCAGCTGGAGAGCCATGTGCTGTCCCCGCTCATCCTCGGCGCCTCCATGCAGCTGCGCCCGGTCGCCGTGGTGATCGGGATGCTCGCGGGAGCGGCGGCCGCCGGTCTGCTGGGGATGATCCTCGCCGTCCCCGTCATGGCCTCCGCCTCAGCCCTCTACGCCAGGTTCGGCCCCGGACGGGTGCCCGACC